Proteins encoded in a region of the Ranitomeya imitator isolate aRanImi1 chromosome 9, aRanImi1.pri, whole genome shotgun sequence genome:
- the TRADD gene encoding tumor necrosis factor receptor type 1-associated DEATH domain protein, with translation MNSYPSDWIGSVFLFIQSDPTSLPDLYVKHKSMVYSVLRNVISEFSGESPNYIEILKICESDPQLILHLKFYGMKACERFLRGYREKKVHEHLQNQLSQCLKMEPLEVFLELKVDAQKLDTQLDEEEKCLYYISSCRPSYQKDDELADLDRLFMSISLGPLPENSNPPPSSTPQNSNLGSQPHTLRSVSSEGSTFKFQGKDFIDRPLTQEHHQIFAKSVGTSWKKVGRTLKETCRALEDPAIENLAYEYHSDGLYEQAYQMLQRFIDCEGKKGTLQRLVDALVENGLTGIAEKLLPVQENGLN, from the exons ATGAATTCCTATCCAAGTGATTGGATTGGGAGCGTTTTCCTCTTTATCCAGTCGGATCCAACCTCGTTACCCGATCTGTATGTTAAGCACAAATCCATGGTGTACAGTGTACTCAGGAACGTCATTTCAG AATTTTCCGGAGAATCCCCAAACTATATTGAGATCCTCAAAATTTGTGAAAGTGACCCCCAACTAATCCTTCACCTGAAATTTTACGGAATGAAGGCCTGCGAGAGGTTTCTTCGGGGGTACAGGGAGAAGAAGGTTCATGAGCACCTACAAAATCAGCTCAGTCAATGCCTAAAAATGGAGCCTCTAGAAGTCTTTCTTGAGCTTAAGGTGGACGCACAGAAGCTCGACACCCAACTGGACGAAGAGGAGAAATGCCTGTATTATATTTCCTCTTGCAGG CCAAGTTATCAGAAGGATGATGAACTTGCGGACCTGGACAGACTTTTTATGAGTATTTCATTGGGTCCACTGCCAGAAAACAGCAATCCGCCTCCGTCCTCGACTCCACAGAACTCCAACCTGGGATCTCAGCCGCACACTCTCCGATCAGTGTCATCGGAAGGAAGCACTTTTAAATTCCAGGGAAAAGACTTTA TTGACAGGCCCCTGACTCAAGAACATCACCAGATCTTcgccaagtctgtaggaacatcttGGAAAAAGGTGGGCAGAACATTGAAGGAGACCTGCCGAGCTTTAGAAGACCCAGCCATAGAAAACCTGGCCTACGAATACCATAGCGACGGTCTGTATGAACAAGCCTACCAGATGCTTCAGCGTTTCATCGATTGTGAAGGAAAGAAAGGCACGTTACAGAGACTTGTGGATGCCCTGGTGGAAAATGGACTGACTGGTATAGCTGAGAAACTGCTACCCGTGCAAGAAAATGGACTGAATTAG